A window of Gallus gallus isolate bGalGal1 chromosome 3, bGalGal1.mat.broiler.GRCg7b, whole genome shotgun sequence genomic DNA:
GCGCACCGCCGTGACGAGCGCTCGGCTTCGCCTGGCTGGGTTGTGATATTGTGccgttttttttctctcttctttccttttttttttttttcttctttttttcttcttcttttttttccctcttttttcccctttttcctcctcctccttttttttttttttccttttttttttttttgttgttcttcttttccttgcatttctttccttttctctctcccagaTACCTCCCCGTCCGCCCCCGAGCAGCGCTACCTCTTCGACATCTCCAGCCTGCCCGAGGCGGAGGAGGTGACGGGCGCAGAGCTGCGGGTCCTGCGCTCCCTCCCTGCAAACCGCAGCCTGGCCCTGTCCCCCGAAGGCACCTTCCACCACCTGCTCCTCTCCACCTGCTCCGGCCGGGCCGGCGAGGAGCCCCGGCTGCTGGACTCCAGGGCGGCCGACGTTCTGGATGCGGGCTCCAGATGGGAGGTGTTTGACGTCTGGGAAGCGCTGCGAGACCGCAGGGAGAGGCCCCCGCCGGGCAAACTGCTGTGCTTCGTGCTGAGGGTGGTGTCGGATCGCTCGGGCCGTCTCCTGCCCCCCCGGCAGCTGGGATTCGGCAAACCCCACCCGCAGCCTCACGAGCGAGCGCTGCTCGTGGCCTTCTCCCGCACCCAGAGGAAGGAGAACCTCTTCAAGGAGATCCGGGAGAGGATGAAGGTGCTGGGCGGCCCCCCCCTGCTGGAGCCCCCCGATCCCGGCCGGGAGGCGTACCCCAAGCGGAGGAAGAGGAGAACCACCATCGCCGCCCGCTCCGGGGGCAGAGGCCATGGGAAGAAGGCGAAGACGCGCTGCAGCAGGAAGCCCCTACACGTCAACTTcaaggagctgggctgggacGACTGGATCATCGCCCCGCTGGATTACGAGGCGTACCACTGCGAGGGGGTCTGCGACTTCCCCCTGCGCTCCCACCTGGAGCCCACCAACCACGCCATCATCCAGACCCTGATGAACTCCATGGACCCGGAGTCCACCCCCCCCAGCTGCTGCGTGCCCTCCAAGCTCAGCCCCATCAGCAT
This region includes:
- the GDF7 gene encoding growth/differentiation factor 7, whose amino-acid sequence is MMALYQRLAARRGAAARPVGTVTGFVERLRGDTSPSAPEQRYLFDISSLPEAEEVTGAELRVLRSLPANRSLALSPEGTFHHLLLSTCSGRAGEEPRLLDSRAADVLDAGSRWEVFDVWEALRDRRERPPPGKLLCFVLRVVSDRSGRLLPPRQLGFGKPHPQPHERALLVAFSRTQRKENLFKEIRERMKVLGGPPLLEPPDPGREAYPKRRKRRTTIAARSGGRGHGKKAKTRCSRKPLHVNFKELGWDDWIIAPLDYEAYHCEGVCDFPLRSHLEPTNHAIIQTLMNSMDPESTPPSCCVPSKLSPISILYIDSGNNVVYKQYEDMVVETCGCR